Below is a window of Undibacterium sp. YM2 DNA.
TTTTTCTATCTGCCCGCCATGCGCACCTGCAAGCTCACCATGGTCAGAAGTGAAAACGACGATGGTATTCTGGTCGAGACCACTTTCATACAGACGTTCAAGTATGGTGCTGACTTCGATATTGACGAGGTATTGCAAATACAGGTAAAACGCCAGATAGTTGCGGTACCAGTCCTCGGCATTGCTTTGCATCTTGAAGGGATACGGCGAAGGCACAACGGCATGCTGACCACGCAATGTCGTCAGTGCTAGCTGGAATTTATAGGAATAATCGTACTGGCAATCCGGCTTGCTGGACAGGTCACCGTGCCAGTTGGCAGGCAGCCTGACATCGCCGAGTTTGAAGCCATCAGGATTCAGCGGCACGCGGTAAGTTGCCTTGAACTGATTGGGTGCCTTGCCATAAGTGGGTGGCTGACTCAGCGTACCTTTCACAGGCGCACCATAGGGCGCAATGATGTCACCCAGCGTCGGCGGTGTAGTTGGTGTTTCTACCGCTGGTTGCCAAGGAAATGGATAAGCACCTATATCATGAGGATTGACAAAAGACGCCACCGCCAGCCAGGGCCGCGGCTTAAAACTGGCATTGGTAGGGTTGTTACTATTGATCATATTCGCCTCCACACCCACGCCCTTGCGGCGCAGGAAGGTGGTGACGAGGTCAGTATAGGTCTTGTCGCGATACACGCCGAGGTTGGGCGTACCGAAGCGCTGGTCAGACGGGGTTGAATATTCCCAGTCGCCAAAGCCCCAGTTCTCCAGACTGCCATCAGGCGGGTTCGATAAATCCCAGCGGCCAAAATAATGCGTCTCATAACCCGCTGCGCGGAACCAGTCACCCATGGTTGGCACACCATCTTGCGGCAACCATGGAAAGGCCGGATCAGTATCTACCTTGAACATGCCCTCGGTCTGTGTCACCCCACTATGCGCACTGTATTGTCCCGTCATGATGGTGGCACGACCGGGCACACAGGCAATGCTGGAGCAGGTATGGTTTTGCAGCGACACCCCATTCTCACGCAGCTTGACGAAACCTGGGAACTGCTCTGCATACGGATTGTCCGCCAGGCTACCCTCTTCAAATCGCAAAATCTGGTATAGCGGGTCCAGCGGGTCATCCGCATAGCGCGGCGGATAACGCATCTGATCAACCATGATGAACAGGATATTCGGCCTGGCTGGTGGCTCGCTGCTGTCACTGGCATTGCTATTGGAATTACTGGCGTTGGGGCTTGCTGTGCTCATGATCATCCTTTGTGCGTTAAGGGCTAGAACAATGCGGAAGCTTTGCAGCAAGGATGAACGGAAGTTCACTCTTGCATTGAATTATCTAATTATTAATTTTAATGCGACTTGTCGAAAAAACAAAGATATAAGTTATGCAGGCACAAAAATTTTCAATTGGCGCGTGGCAATAGAAAAATTTATGCATCGCAAGTGGGGTAATGCGTCTGCACGGTACATGGCACTGCGCCTGTTCAGACACAGCACCAGTTCAGACACAGCACCAGTTCAGGCATTGCGATCAATGTGATGCATGTCAGGATCTCAATCAGGATCTTGAATATAAATATTTCAAATTTTTCTCATACACTGCTTCTGCATCAATACGTGTAATCAAATCCAGGGCAAGCAAAGTATGCTTCCTGTCGCGGTTTTCTCTGGTTCCATATTCGTGCAGCACCAGAAAATCCTGATCCAATTCTTCTACCTCACCAATAAAACAGACATCATTGCGCACGCGCTCTGTATGCAGGGTCACATGCCCAAACTGCTCTTGGATTGAGCCCAGTGCTTCATCCAGAGAATTGATGGCAATCCCGGGCATGAATGGCACAACCTGGTTGCGCTTGATTAAGGCATCCAGTGATTCAAGGAAATTGCCACCCCAGCGTATCCGGGTAATATCCTCGCCATAGACAAGGCTGAATCCATTCGCCACACCCTCTTCGGTGAACAAGCTTAACAGTACAAATTTGTCCGAGTAATCGGCAATGATGCCCGTTAATGCATTGCTATCCAGATCGTCGCGATACAGGTCTATCAGTTCCTGGCTTTCTTTTAGTTTGTTTATCGTCTTGTAATGCACGCTCATTTTTTATCCTTTCAAACTGTATGAGCTACCCGGCATTCATCTTGAAAATGCTAAAATGAATTGCCGGAATTAAAGTAGAAACGACCATAGCACGAGACGAGGCCGCATGATAGAAAAGCTGGAAATAAATCATCTCAGAACCCTCGATGCCCTGTACAAGTTTGAGAACCTGTCGGCAGCGGCAGAATATCTGAACGTCTCGCAGCAGGCCGTCAGCCTGCAGCTTAAAAAATTGAGGGATATCCTCAGTGACCAGCTCTTTGTCAGGACGGGTCATGGTGTTGTCGCCACGCCGTATGCAAAACTGATACAGCCGCATGTCCGCCAGGTATTGATGCATCTCAATGAGATACCCTTGCCTGGCTCAGTCACTCCGGCAAATACCGCAAGAACCCTGGTCATCTCTGCCACTGACTATACGCAAAAAATCATCGTTGGGGAGCTGATCAATGAACTAAGAATTTCTGCACCCGGGGTAAAAATCATTGTCATCAATATCGAGAGTGCGAACCTGATCCAGAAGATGCACCAAGGTGAGATAGATCTGACGCTGACATCGAATGGCTATGTGCCTGCGGGCCTCGTGTCAGATGCGATTTTCACGGAAAGATATGTCTGCGTATCCGCCAACAAAGACATTGTCTTTGATGATTATTTGCCGCTGGAACGCCTGGTCGACTATGACTTCGTCGTGACATCACCCGGCATCGCCAGCTTCAAAGGCTCGGCAGACAGCTGGTTTGAACAACAGAAGCTGCGCCGCAAGGTGCAGGTATCCGTACCCTCTTTTTTCATGGCGCAGGAATATTTAAAGCAATCAGGCATGGTCGGCTTTTTACCATCGCGCCTGATGCCATGTGCTGGCCTGTTTGAAATACCACTCAAGAAATATCCACCAGGATATGAAGTCGTTGCCGCCTACCACCCCAGCGCCAGGAACGATGCCTTCATGGTATGGCTGCTGGACAAGATAAAGAAAAAATTCTCGCCAGCCACATAAATCGCTTGTATCGCTTACAAGCCTGCCTTGATGGTCAAGCGCAGCCAACTCCTTCAGACTCTCTGCATGTTTATTCAACAGAGAGCTCATATGACCATCAAGAAAATCAATCCTGCCAGCTTGTATGACGGTGCGCCATTCGGCATGTCGCAGGCAGCAATAGACACCGAAAGCCGCCTGGTGTTTATCTCAGGCCAGGTCGATTGGGACAGCAGCTATCAGGTCAAAAATAAAGACATCGCAGCACAGGCAGAAGGTGCAATCAAAAACCTGCTGGCCGTGCTGGAAGCAGCAAATTCCTCCGTCGCCAATATCCTGCAACTACGCGTCTATGTCAGGGGCGAACTTGCGGACCACATGGAGAAGGTGGTACCTGTGCTGCTGGCATACCTGGGCACATCACGCCCGGCATTAACCGGTATCGGTGTCACATCTTTGGCGACGGTGGATACCCTGATAGAGATTGAAGCTGTGGCAAAGTTGAATTCTGCGCAGTGACCAGCGAATAGCCTGAAGCTGCCTTATGCGCACGTTGTCAGCGCCAGAAAAATGCGTGTAGCCTACATGAAATTATGTAATGAGAAATATTTCGGCATAATTACAAAGGTTCAAATTTGACTGAAGTTTCATGTATCAATTGAACATGGTAGGTAATATTTAAGAGGTAACTCTTCATTTGAAGGGTGCAGTATTTTAAATATCTGTACTGCTTTATCTCACTACATTTGCAGGACTACTTTGTACTAGATCAGGCTTGACCTGGCACCCGGAGAGCGATGATCGGCTGCATCCAGCACATCGCTTATTACTTGTTTTTTTAATCCGAAACCAAGGACAATTTCTGCTGAAATTCTACAAGCAATGATTCAATAGTTCGTTTATATGAGAGCTCCACAGCCCTGCTGAATTCAGTACCTGAAAATATCAGGCTTATCAACTTTTCAAAGTTGTCCGGCTGCGAATCGTGTAGATAGTGAACAAACAATGAGCTCACTCTATATAAAATCCAATTCGCCCGGCCAGCCTTGCTCACAGCATCAACTGCGTCTTTGCTATGAAACCAATAATCAATAGAGCCAGATTGAAAACTCTGTTTTTCTTCTAAACTGAATTGATGGAAAACATCTTTTTCGTGGGTGTAAGCAGCCCCTCCGTTTGCAACAAAAACAGCTATGCCCTCTCTGAACCAGAGCGGAATGTTTTCAATAGATGCCTTTTCACCCAAGTGGGTATAAAAAATGTAATGGGTCAGTTCATGTGTAGTCAGCTCGATGAGCGACAACTGGCCACTGCTGAATGCCCCTGGTGATAAGAACAGCTTACCCCAATAGACAGCACCTCTAACATTTGTCGACAAGAAAACATATTCATTGAATGTTTCTTGGGTAGCGCAGACGTAGACCTCTATTGGTTTCTTAAATTCTGATTTCAGAAGATGCTCTACACTGCTTTGGCTGCTTTGCAATATTTTTTGTAAGGCAAAGGCATTTTCCTTTGAGTTCTCCTCATATCGAATCCGAGGGTCAGCGGAGAACACGATGAAGTTATCCGTCGACTTAAATTTTGCCCTCAAAGCTTTTATTAACATTGGCTGATTTAAAAGTACTGCTGCCGCCAAACAGGATGCAATAAAAAATATAAAGAGAGAGAATTTTACAATTTTTGATTTGGTTTTTTTCAATCGGTGCTCGCCAGTAAGTGCTGAATATCAGTAAAAAACTCGCAACAACTGCTTTGCGCGTCCCTGCTATTGGCCGATTGTTATCACATCCCGGCTCTAGTTGGAG
It encodes the following:
- a CDS encoding sulfatase-like hydrolase/transferase, coding for MSTASPNASNSNSNASDSSEPPARPNILFIMVDQMRYPPRYADDPLDPLYQILRFEEGSLADNPYAEQFPGFVKLRENGVSLQNHTCSSIACVPGRATIMTGQYSAHSGVTQTEGMFKVDTDPAFPWLPQDGVPTMGDWFRAAGYETHYFGRWDLSNPPDGSLENWGFGDWEYSTPSDQRFGTPNLGVYRDKTYTDLVTTFLRRKGVGVEANMINSNNPTNASFKPRPWLAVASFVNPHDIGAYPFPWQPAVETPTTPPTLGDIIAPYGAPVKGTLSQPPTYGKAPNQFKATYRVPLNPDGFKLGDVRLPANWHGDLSSKPDCQYDYSYKFQLALTTLRGQHAVVPSPYPFKMQSNAEDWYRNYLAFYLYLQYLVNIEVSTILERLYESGLDQNTIVVFTSDHGELAGAHGGQIEKWCGAYQEATHIPAIISSPLVNGDKTMRTVQCHTTHVDWVPTLLGLAGYDENDRQALAKFIQGHDVKPLAGEDLSPVIRGTANETERRGVLFVSDDNITAPLDTNYLPDKYQWYVDITERLTSPTGKPTEKQPLTASGPVVQPNHIQSYFEKPWKLVRYWEPQNPTNTQWELYNLDADPNENHNLLQWDKSTGAPILRSGQIVELGLNLAQTEFDLAYLRKALNQSLIKAGYTPQNMQDMGIVTDGQAPS
- a CDS encoding LysR family transcriptional regulator, with product MIEKLEINHLRTLDALYKFENLSAAAEYLNVSQQAVSLQLKKLRDILSDQLFVRTGHGVVATPYAKLIQPHVRQVLMHLNEIPLPGSVTPANTARTLVISATDYTQKIIVGELINELRISAPGVKIIVINIESANLIQKMHQGEIDLTLTSNGYVPAGLVSDAIFTERYVCVSANKDIVFDDYLPLERLVDYDFVVTSPGIASFKGSADSWFEQQKLRRKVQVSVPSFFMAQEYLKQSGMVGFLPSRLMPCAGLFEIPLKKYPPGYEVVAAYHPSARNDAFMVWLLDKIKKKFSPAT
- a CDS encoding RidA family protein, yielding MTIKKINPASLYDGAPFGMSQAAIDTESRLVFISGQVDWDSSYQVKNKDIAAQAEGAIKNLLAVLEAANSSVANILQLRVYVRGELADHMEKVVPVLLAYLGTSRPALTGIGVTSLATVDTLIEIEAVAKLNSAQ